The genomic DNA AATTTTCGATTACATCACAAAATATAATCATATGGTCGTGGCTTGGGCTCGAACCCGGTCTTACGGTTTTAGATGGCGTAGTCAGTAACGCAATGTATGATTAAAGGATGCAAAAATGCAACCATAAGCGGAAGCTAACACAAATTGCATATCGACAAATGAAAAAAGGACCACAAGCAGACTTTAACTAACGCGACATTCGAATCCTTAATCAAAATCGTATGGATTTACGTAAACCGTGAGGCTCGCATAATTATTCTGCTCTTAATCATAGCAGTGTTGTGTTTTCTTGCCGTACAATTGAGTAAAAaactttctattttttttttaatgtttttttttgtgtcgaCGTTGATATGCGATACCAAGCCGTAGACTGtcacgcgcggaacccagcagaacgcagccctcctttcgcccaaccgaccgaggggcagGAGCAAAATTGTTCGGCAAACCGGTTTTGAAGACAATATCTTcagcaaagaaagaaaccaTCATATTCAGCAAATATCTTTAGGCAAATTAAGTGTGAAAGTTCTGACAAGCCGTTTCTTACGAGTATTACAATTAAAACTTCTGGCTGGCCAACCTACTATTGCCATACGTCATTGAAATCGAATCGAGACTCATGTGTCCATTTTGATACAATTGTAACGGGTCGAATACAATCTTTAGAGATGGTGAACCAACACTCGAATCGAAAGACAATCCAACAGATTCCGAAAAGTGCAACAGCCCCAAAAGACCCGTCGAGATCGAGACGCCGTTTAAGGTgacaacttaattaaaatttcgtaCATTTTTCAAGCCAATAGCTGCCTAGTCGAGCCACACAGTTAAAAGTGAGAGTCGAGTCTCCCTCAAAGATGCTCTCAGAGAAATTATAACAGACTTTAAAAAGGCGACGAAACAGCTTGAAACCTAACtacaaatatgcatacaaatacTGGTTTTTGCTCTTGCTTAAAAGTTAAATATGAAATCAGAGATTTCCATGGACGAAGAGTTGATACTCTGAAAGGAGGACAGGTGTATCGTTGGACGGCATCTTCTATTACTATTAATAACTATAATAACTATTATGATGGATTCGAGTCAAAATATCGGATATGCAGTACTCTTTGGGATTTATTAAAGTATgtaaacaaattgaacaaaCTTTCTTTGTAGTGTATAGGATAGAAACTGTCATCATCGCCAGTGTCTGGGGCCCGTCTCTGCTTCAAAGAGTGTGTATCGGATCTGTCGATGGCCAACGGTCAATCGTACGACCGTGTGAGCGCTCGGCGTCTGCTGGCCGGCTCTAAACTTAGCATGCGCATGCGCTACCATTCTCTTGGCCAGTTGTATTTTGGCCATTAGCACGTACGGAGCTGCGCCCGCGCCTTGAGTCCAAATCAGAGTCTGAGCTAAGTGTGAAAAACATATAAATGCGAGTAAACGCATGTTAACTCAATatagaaaatacaaattaattgaagttGGTGTTTAACACATTTTCGTCGTTTTTTGCACGAGAGCGAAAGTTGCGTGCCCAAGTGAAGCTTACTacattttggtttattgtCGAAACgaaaattcacacacacaataaacaagagaaaaaacataaattcaaAAGACAAAGCAAAAGACACAAGCGTGCTTAACCATTATCTGCAAAGCGGGTCAGCAGCAACCTTCATTCCGATTCAGATTTGAATTCCTTTTCCTGATCTTGGTCTTCTCAAGATGCCAGCCGCCAGCTCACATCCCCGCTTGTTCTTCTACTTGCTGTGCGCCGCATCGCTTTTTGCCGTTTCCAAATCGGACACCGGTAGTACAAAGAACTCCTATTTCTCGTCTTATTTCTACTATTTAGctgttaattttattaatCCATTTGCAATGCCGATATTTTATCGTTTTGTTAATGTTTGCCTAACGTAAAATACCGTAGGTGTATGGAAAATGTATATAGTTTCCCTGGTTGACGAATTTTCTTAAAATaatctatgtatatattgccgtttatgtacatatgtaaatatcttAAGCTTTAAATTTCAGGAATTTCGAGAACTTCGATCTGAATATTTGTGATATTTAATATGAGGCCCTGTGTTATTTAAACTGTACAATAAACatgtaatttttattgttaaataTCGGATGGTGTTTTTCGTGGACAAAACTGTAAAttcattcttttattttccagcagctgttgcatttttgtgttcATAAAAATTCGGTTTTGGGATATTAAACTTAagcacgtacatatgtacatatttacatacatacatatgtatgtacatacacgcGAACAATTGGGATGTCAACCACCATCTGATAAACGTTAAAGTTTGCGaagccaattaaatattttacaattgcCGAACTCGAAAGTTGCAAGAAAAGACGTGCCATAAATTCAATGCCAGCCTTGTAATCGCATAACACCGATTCACAACCTATCACATAAGAATTGACCATACAGGGAGAGTGTTTCTTCTGATTATCATTTATCTTAGTTACATTTATTCTCTGCCGTTAAGGCAGATCTAATTTTCAAGTGATTTACACCAAGCCAAGAAATATGCATACTTacatttccacacaaatacatatgtacgtacatacatacatactcatCTCAAAAGACTCATCTCAACTCATTTAAGAGAGAAGCCGTTGAGGCTCTCATCGcagttttctctctgttgtcCATGATCTTGACCAATTCGCTCTCGCACTACTACCCAGCTCGTTTGAGCAGCTGGTTGTTTCGTTGGTTTCATTGACATCAAAAatcttttcgtttctttggCTCAGTTGACTGGATGGTTGTCTCTGTGGCGTTAGCTACATTCAAGGTTAATAGTTTAAACTGTTAGGCGCTGGCTGAGTCTGATCTTGTGTTGTGCTGCCGGCTACGTCAGCCTGCTGTCTTGACGCGGAACTGTTGGACATGCAATGCGGAAGTAAGTCGAAGATGATTAGGCAAAGTTAGTTGGTTGTTTCTCTCCGTTTGTTTACGTTTTGTGTTACTTTTTGTTAGTTGTGTTATGAAGCTACTTGAGCTACTAATCTCAATATAAAACAGAAGTAAGTTGAAGCAAGATTTATACTTCAAGAGACCTTTCTACCGGTGGCTGCCGATGGTTTGGAAAATAAGGTAGATTAAATCTTAAGCTTTCAAAAATACCCTGTTCCACTTCTCTCATACTACCGCTATATTAGTGCCACTGCAGGCTCCTCTTGACGATCTAGCATACGATGCTGCTCTACAATTGGGCTTGCTCAACCATCGCCTCAACGTGCTTGCTCATGAGGAGGAGTCAAGGCAACTTAGTTTGACCAATATCACATTGAACAATCTTGTGAATCGCATACCCTGCAGCTGTGACACTGGGCTGTGCAAATGCTGTGCGGGTAAGTCGACAGCTTTCCAGTAATTATCCTGTGTAAGGTGTAATATCTAATCCACCTAAGGTTTCCTCTCGGTGATCGGCATGAACAGCTGCACAGAAGTAGCCTACCGTCCGGATGAGTTTTCTTTTGAGTTGCGAATGCGCGTTAACAACAACATTTGGTTCCGTCGAAAAGTTTCTGGACAGAATCCTCCGCCATTCTGTTTCAGACCGCCCCGATTTAACTTCGCCAGGGCCTGCATTCAATTCCATGACATTTGGTTTGTGGGTCGTAACATGCACGTCTGCATGTACATGTCTGGGGAGTTTCAAGGCTTTGAATTATTCGAGAGGTGAGACGGAATTATAGGAGTATCAGTCAGTATCTACTATTCTCTGTGCACTTTTAGGAACTTTGATTGTCTTCTTTTTGGCGATCATGGCGTCAAGATCGTCTCACCAGAGCAGAGTTATCCAACGAGACCCAATGGTGTGGACATCGACGATGGAGATGACGATATTGAGGACTATGATGAGAATGTGGTTCGCCGTTTAGTAGAAAAAATGATTGTCTAACTAGCACGACTTgactaatttatttatttatgtacttacAAAAATTCCCTCACCAGCAACTAATAAAATAGATCTGCAAAGGATGTACGGCTTTACTGTGTACACATCTGAGATATGCTCTTCCGTCTCCACAGATCCAAGTGCGAAAACTGCAAAGGATGTTCGATGTACCCCTCCATGTGCTTCCACTCCATGGAACTTGCAAACAGCGCATTTTGTTGGGGCAGGCCGGAAAGCATTCAAGTGCACAatgaaaaagtaaaaaataaacaaagagaAAGCAAATTGTAAAGGATAATGCAAGCAAAGGTTGCACGGTAGCTGAGGCAGAGCTGGGGTTGTGGCTGCACCATGTGCAACACGACGAGAAGAGAACCTGGTGTGGCATTATGGCaagggacacggacaggggCAGAACTTTTGCGTTGCATTGAAATGCATATGCACAAGCACGTTGACTGTTGCACTTCGTTTGACTCGCAGTTGACTGTAATAAAGGACTATTTAGGCAGCAAGGACGCAAGCATGCAATGGCGCTACTGCACACGCTGGAGTGGAGTATTATTTCGCACTTCAATGCTTTGAATGCGAATCAGCCTTAAGTCAAGTGGTGTGCAAGAGGCTAGGGCCGTGGGAGAGTAAAGAGATGCAAGTTCAAGTGGGATATGCACATGATGAACACTTGTCAAGCCTGCCACAGGAGGCCTTTGATGAGGCAAATTATTCtaatgaataatgaatgaGAATTAAAATGAGAGATTAATTGTACGACAAGTGAATGTGAAGTGACTGTCAAGGTGTGAACATGACAATGGAAGTGGCTTAATTAGCttgataattataattagCTTCACACTTTCATTTGGCTTTCAAGCCCTTAAATGACCAACCCATTCAGCCATttcaaaatccatttaaataaCAATCAAACATGAGTGACCCTTGGAAATAATGAGGTGTGAACAAAGCTGACCGTAAAGGCCAAAAAGAACAAGGGGAACATATcttatttaaaattcaaattcacgAAATGCATTTAGCGTCAgtaattgatttgtttacaCACAACACACGCGACACTGCAGACACGACAACTGGCCAACTGActgaccagaccagaccctcGGCCGCCCAAAGCAAGCACAAGCAGACCCGTGGACTCACAGGGGAGATTCGGAACAATAAAGGGAAAGCCGACGTGGGCTCGACTGACCAGGACGACCCTCCTTGCTGTCCGTAGCCAGGCGCaacagatagagatacaaaTCACTTAAGGCTCTGGTCAGTTGATGCGATTTGTAATGATACCCACCGCTTTTCCCTCATGCTTGTCCATTCCCCGAGGTCAATTAAGTTATTTCCGGTTTTATGTGGTCAATgagcaaaaaaattgaaacatcATGGTCAAGTGGTTGGATCCGTGGCAAAATGAACCCCAGGGAATACGAGTatgccacacatacatacataagagCGGATTGAATTGTACTTTAACAAAGCCTCTTCCTGGCATATTGTACAATGTGAATAGATGGAAAAAGGTAATTGAATAGGACACGCTTGGAGGCTTTATTTCGTCGGCAGAAGAAAGGCCCTACCGCTGGCTAAGGCGTGTATGCATAAGGGATCATTGTTGAGACATTATGCCTATGATGCATAACAACATTCCATTTCTTAAAGTTTTATGACGGGACAGTGTTTTTCGCTCTGTTCGTcggaaaataaatagaaagtAAATTCAAAAACTACCcccaaaagtaattaaaaccCTCGGTTTTTGTCTGGAAGATGGTGGAAGACCGCCGCCTCCATCCCGCACCCAGCAGCGAATGttaatcaaagcaaaatatagaaaaatacAAGGAGAAGCATGGGAAGAGATAGATACGCTGTCCTTGGGgtttaatttcttttaaattCTTACATTTCGCTTAGAGCAAATGTGTGGCGGGAATTGGGATACTCACGCTGCAGACGATTGatgagaaaatgaaaaatatgagtgtagaatacatatgtatgtatatacatatgtatgtacatacatatatatgtatgtaacgaaccaaaataaacatacatGTAATTCTTTAAAGAGAGGCTTTTTATGGGTACTGGACAGTGATTCAATTTGCACCAAACtctatttgtttaaaaaaaattgtacCTTAAACGAAATTTCTtccaaaaatggaaaacataaAGATAATGGGAACGCCGAAACAGGGCAAACAAATACTACGCAAGTCGAGGTGCTTGCATACACACAGAAATCGTATGTACAGGCTATGTACGCGACTTTCATGCGTAGTTTCGAGAAAATCTCCCCTGTTTTGTACATAGGCAAGTAAATAAATGGGCAGTCAAAGGGATTCTTCGCTTTAGGGTGGTAATGCTTTCAAAGGGTTAAAATCTGTGCCTACTCGAATAGCGAAAACATGCGTgagccgtgtgtgtgttttgttatAACAGCGTTGCCAGATTGCTGGGGATATTATCTTTGGGAGCCAAGGAAAAGGACAAGACAACAATGGAAAGCCTAACAAAGTAATTTACATAACTAACGAAGTGGGTGAACAAAGCAAAGTGAGGATGAGGGTGACAATACCTAAAAACCAGGGGGGTGAGCTGGTTGTTACGGCAATGCGAAAGGATGTAGACGCGAATGGCGCGAGTTGGCGGTTTATGTGGCAAGAAATTAAAATGGCCACCAACGGGCATCCTACATTTAAAATGTCTAATTTAACTCTTTGTCGTTTGTTATCATCGAAAGGAGAGCTCCGTCATTAAGTATTCATTCTGGCGTCCGTAAGTCTTTCTCCTTAGGGTATCAAACAGGAAAATGAGGGATCCGTAGGGGAGAGAGCTAATAATGAATACGCTAGTAAACGGCCAGTCGGGGTTTCCTAAGTGTCGGGCCTTTTGCATCTCTGAAATATCTTATTCTCTCTGACGTCTATAACTTACGAATAAGCACCACTCTTAATCTAAGAACACCCATTATAGAttcgtttttcatttacattttgcatttggtaataattattttttaaacattcGCACACAAATCCATTTTATATGATTAAACATAACCACAGTGCACTGGCACTGCTAAAGATTTTCGCGAACAAATCGGGAATTTCATGTATATCCAACCCCTAGCTGAAATTGCTTTTGAGGAGCTCCTAACCCATAGGATAATCCACCGCCTAAGCCACCGCCTATACCGGGAGTGTTTAAGGTATAGGAATTGGATATCGATTTAGAGcttgcggcggctgctgctccagccgcTCCTCCTCCCAGCAAACTCTGCCAAAATGCCAGAGAGCCAAAGGCACTGCCGGTCATCAATGCAATTGTTAGGATCAGCACCTGGAAATAATATTGATAAGTGGGTATAGttttaaaatacatatgtttggAATTGTACTCTTACCAAAGGACGcatcattttaaatattttactcgACAGTCTTATTGGCAGGCAGTTCCCGAACTGGTGACCAAAGGTAGCGCAACTGGCGTTTATATAGAAACGAAGTCttatcattaaaattaaaatgcatattGAAAATATGATAATGTAAGTCGTTAACCTTTTGCAGAGTTATATATACTAAACAAATTGATTCGCTACGatattaaaattaacattGCACACTTAAAAATATCGCATAGAAGCTCTACTACCATCGAATTGCATAAGTTTAATGGAAGACCTGTAATTCACATTGGAAtgatttttttgtagataaaCTCCAGCTTGTTTGAAAGCCTGTGACTAGTGAAGTCAGCATAAGTTTTTATGTCCGCTCGTTTATTTGTCTTATTGCTAAAGCTATCGCAGATTGAACAGAAGGCGGAATAAATCTTGTACTGCACACCTAAATATTTCAAGAGGTGTATCTGTATATGCAGATACAAATGTTTAAAGGAGGTCTTACGGGTTCACATTCAGACCTAAACGTCTGAGCATTGAAGTTGGCTATAGCTTCGATTCTACAATTGAGTGAATGTTGACATTTCTAAATGGTATTGTGTTCCTGGCTGATGAAAGACATGAGTGTTTTAGTAGTGTTAGTTTTCGTAGTTTAGCTGGAATATCGGAGTTTGATTACAGGAAACATAATTTAAGActtcctttacaatttcccCTTTTCAAAGCACCTCCAAGAATAAAAAGTAAACCATTTCCAGTTTGCattgattaattatttatacacaaatccattttatttgttatatattttattttatatatatttatatatatttatttattatatttatatatattttattttatctatCCACAGCTCAAATTAACTTTTGGAGTTTCTGGAGACAAATTCGGGAAGTTAATGTGAGTAGCCAATCCCAAACTGCACTTGTTTTCGGGGAATACCACAGCAATATGATGCTCCACCGCCTAAGCCACCGCCTAAGCCACCGCCTAAGCCAGCGCCTAAGCCAACTCCCCTATTTATAGTAACGG from Drosophila subobscura isolate 14011-0131.10 chromosome E, UCBerk_Dsub_1.0, whole genome shotgun sequence includes the following:
- the LOC117890419 gene encoding uncharacterized protein LOC117890419 isoform X2, yielding MPAASSHPRLFFYLLCAASLFAVSKSDTGSTKNSYFSSYFYYLAVNFINPFAMPIFYRFVNVLPLQAPLDDLAYDAALQLGLLNHRLNVLAHEEESRQLSLTNITLNNLVNRIPCSCDTGLCKCCAGFLSVIGMNSCTEVAYRPDEFSFELRMRVNNNIWFRRKVSGQNPPPFCFRPPRFNFARACIQFHDIWFVGRNMHVCMYMSGEFQGFELFERNFDCLLFGDHGVKIVSPEQSYPTRPNGVDIDDGDDDIEDYDENVVRRLVEKMIV
- the LOC117890419 gene encoding uncharacterized protein LOC117890419 isoform X1 — protein: MPAASSHPRLFFYLLCAASLFAVSKSDTVPLQAPLDDLAYDAALQLGLLNHRLNVLAHEEESRQLSLTNITLNNLVNRIPCSCDTGLCKCCAGFLSVIGMNSCTEVAYRPDEFSFELRMRVNNNIWFRRKVSGQNPPPFCFRPPRFNFARACIQFHDIWFVGRNMHVCMYMSGEFQGFELFERNFDCLLFGDHGVKIVSPEQSYPTRPNGVDIDDGDDDIEDYDENVVRRLVEKMIV